Proteins encoded by one window of Akkermansia muciniphila ATCC BAA-835:
- the murC gene encoding UDP-N-acetylmuramate--L-alanine ligase, with the protein MIETLRKRLTDREHPARLHLIGVAGSGMSGLALMLMEMGHRVSGCDRVTSAETERLQSLGLSFSCPHSADAVSDAEIVIYSSAIRADNPALAAARKLNIPCMRRAECLAAILNGKKGVVVSGTHGKTTTSALCAHLMREGRMRPCHYVGAEIPVLGTNAHWNEDSEYLVAEGDESDGTLVNYIPEHSIVLNIEPEHLDHYKDLDEIKAVFDRLCSQTRGKIIYCRAHPGAEDVCAKYPNSVSYGWSDADYTATDVLERRGRTLFTVLKGKEELGRVELGIPGRHNVLNSLAAIALATELGVDFPAVTRGLASFAGAKRRFETKYLSSSIRIVDDYGHHPTEIAATLQTARSLQPNRLVVYFQPHRYTRTQLLADDFGKVLQEADLVFVADVYPASELPIEGVSGQTIINAMHRHGPVETRYLPDLGIAHHTIGNALKPGDLFLTLGAGNVHECGMRIARDLALLEDLERTAGGSLEGKLYEPMSRHTTMGVGGCAQYWLEPSTFSGMQAAVNYCRDRNIPVHVIGRGSNIIVRDGGLRGAVIHPSGGEFDVLEIQGNRLTAGAGVRLKKLVSTAVQNGLGGLEWMDGIPGNVGGSLRMNAGAMGMDMVKNLVSVTCLDEDGEIRSHTREELNAQYRSIPDLVHNFVLQAVFEAQPAPAEEMERLLEAARARRKLSQPVGASAGCIFKNPPEIPAGRLIDELGLKGACVGDACVSDVHANFIINRGHARARDITILIDMIRKEAKENRGIDLKSEAQVIGDRDPQF; encoded by the coding sequence ATGATTGAAACCTTACGCAAAAGACTGACAGACAGGGAACACCCGGCACGCCTACATCTCATCGGGGTAGCCGGGTCAGGCATGTCCGGCCTGGCGCTCATGCTGATGGAAATGGGGCACCGGGTGAGCGGCTGCGACCGGGTGACCAGCGCAGAGACCGAACGGCTTCAAAGCCTGGGGCTGTCTTTCTCCTGCCCGCATTCCGCAGACGCCGTTTCCGATGCGGAAATTGTCATTTATTCCAGTGCCATCCGGGCGGACAATCCGGCCCTGGCGGCAGCACGCAAGCTGAATATTCCCTGCATGCGCCGCGCGGAATGCCTGGCAGCCATCCTGAACGGGAAGAAAGGGGTCGTGGTCTCCGGTACGCATGGAAAAACCACTACTTCAGCCCTCTGCGCGCACCTGATGAGGGAAGGCCGCATGCGTCCGTGCCACTACGTGGGGGCGGAAATCCCCGTGCTGGGAACCAACGCCCACTGGAATGAAGACAGCGAATACCTGGTGGCGGAAGGGGATGAAAGCGACGGCACGCTGGTAAATTACATTCCGGAGCACAGCATCGTCCTCAACATTGAACCGGAACACCTGGACCACTACAAGGATCTGGATGAAATCAAGGCCGTGTTCGACCGGCTTTGCTCCCAGACGCGCGGCAAGATTATTTATTGCCGCGCGCATCCCGGCGCTGAGGATGTCTGCGCCAAGTACCCCAATTCCGTTTCCTACGGCTGGTCCGATGCGGACTACACCGCTACGGACGTGCTGGAACGCCGCGGACGCACCCTGTTCACCGTGTTGAAGGGGAAAGAGGAACTGGGCCGCGTGGAGCTGGGCATACCCGGACGCCACAATGTCCTGAATTCCCTGGCCGCGATTGCTCTGGCAACGGAACTGGGCGTGGATTTCCCGGCGGTGACGCGGGGCCTGGCCTCCTTTGCGGGAGCCAAACGGCGCTTTGAAACCAAATACCTTTCCTCCTCCATCCGGATTGTGGACGACTACGGCCACCACCCAACGGAAATAGCCGCCACGCTCCAAACTGCCCGTTCCCTCCAGCCGAACCGCCTGGTAGTTTACTTCCAGCCGCACCGCTACACGCGCACGCAGCTTCTGGCGGATGACTTCGGCAAGGTGCTCCAGGAGGCGGACCTCGTTTTCGTAGCGGACGTGTATCCCGCCAGCGAACTGCCTATTGAAGGGGTAAGCGGGCAGACGATCATCAACGCCATGCACAGGCACGGCCCCGTGGAAACCCGTTACCTTCCCGACCTGGGCATAGCCCACCACACCATCGGCAACGCGCTGAAACCCGGAGACCTGTTCCTGACGCTGGGAGCCGGGAACGTCCATGAATGCGGCATGCGCATCGCGCGCGACCTGGCCCTGCTGGAGGATCTGGAACGCACTGCGGGCGGTTCTCTGGAAGGCAAGCTGTACGAACCCATGTCACGCCATACGACCATGGGAGTAGGCGGATGCGCCCAGTACTGGCTGGAGCCTTCCACCTTTTCCGGAATGCAGGCGGCCGTCAACTATTGCCGGGACAGGAATATCCCCGTACACGTCATTGGCCGCGGTTCCAACATCATTGTCAGGGACGGCGGACTGCGCGGCGCCGTCATCCACCCCTCTGGGGGAGAATTCGATGTGCTGGAAATCCAGGGGAACCGCCTCACCGCCGGAGCGGGCGTGCGGTTGAAAAAACTGGTTTCCACCGCCGTCCAGAACGGCCTTGGCGGCCTGGAATGGATGGACGGCATTCCCGGCAATGTGGGAGGAAGCCTCCGCATGAACGCCGGAGCCATGGGCATGGATATGGTCAAAAACCTCGTTTCCGTCACCTGTCTGGATGAAGACGGGGAAATCCGCAGCCATACAAGGGAAGAATTGAACGCCCAGTACCGTTCCATTCCGGACCTGGTCCACAATTTTGTGCTTCAGGCCGTGTTTGAGGCGCAGCCCGCCCCTGCGGAAGAAATGGAGCGTCTTCTGGAGGCGGCACGGGCCAGGCGGAAGCTTTCCCAGCCCGTCGGAGCCAGCGCCGGCTGCATCTTCAAAAACCCGCCGGAAATCCCGGCAGGCAGGCTCATTGACGAACTGGGGCTGAAAGGCGCCTGCGTGGGAGACGCCTGCGTATCAGACGTGCACGCCAATTTTATCATCAACCGGGGTCATGCCAGAGCGAGGGACATCACCATCCTGATCGACATGATCCGCAAGGAGGCCAAGGAAAACCGCGGCATCGACCTGAAATCGGAAGCCCAGGTCATCGGAGACCGGGACCCCCAGTTTTAA
- a CDS encoding D-alanine--D-alanine ligase, whose amino-acid sequence MNTLKRDLKIALLLGGPGAEREVSLVSGNSVYDALCRAGFTDVTKVDVHGPDFRLPEGTELAYNIIHGTFGEDGTLQAILEERGVPYTGAGSRSSALCFNKSESKKVFLEAGVPTPHAEILDCSNGIVMPSLPLPFVIKPPCEGSSVGVHIVRRQEDVLPAMEEAVTHGTTVLVEEFIQGKELTVGILDGKALPVIHICPRSGFYDLSNKYPWMNMGGGTDYICPADLPEETAANVQEAALKAYKAAGVEVYGRVDVLLREEDGAPFVLEINTIPGMTPSSLLPKAAAASGWPYEDLCEKIAELSLATPRK is encoded by the coding sequence ATGAACACTCTCAAGCGCGACCTCAAAATCGCCCTCCTGCTCGGAGGTCCCGGGGCAGAACGGGAAGTATCCCTTGTTTCCGGCAACTCCGTTTACGACGCCCTGTGCCGGGCCGGATTCACCGATGTAACGAAGGTGGACGTGCACGGCCCGGATTTCCGGCTGCCGGAAGGCACGGAGCTGGCCTACAACATTATCCACGGCACTTTCGGTGAGGATGGAACCCTCCAGGCCATTCTGGAAGAACGCGGCGTTCCGTACACAGGGGCCGGCTCCCGTTCCAGCGCCCTGTGCTTCAACAAGTCAGAATCCAAAAAAGTTTTTCTGGAAGCCGGAGTTCCTACGCCGCATGCGGAAATTCTGGACTGTTCCAATGGCATCGTGATGCCGTCCCTCCCCCTGCCCTTCGTCATCAAGCCTCCCTGCGAGGGTTCCAGCGTGGGCGTCCACATCGTCCGCAGGCAGGAGGATGTGCTCCCCGCCATGGAGGAAGCCGTAACCCACGGCACCACCGTATTGGTGGAAGAGTTCATTCAAGGCAAGGAACTGACGGTCGGCATTCTGGACGGGAAAGCCCTTCCCGTTATTCATATCTGCCCCCGTTCCGGCTTCTATGACCTGAGCAACAAATACCCGTGGATGAATATGGGCGGCGGCACGGATTATATTTGCCCGGCGGATCTTCCGGAAGAAACCGCCGCCAACGTGCAGGAGGCGGCCCTGAAAGCCTACAAGGCCGCCGGCGTGGAAGTGTATGGCCGCGTGGACGTACTGCTGCGCGAGGAAGACGGCGCCCCCTTCGTGCTGGAAATCAACACCATTCCCGGCATGACCCCTTCCAGCCTGCTTCCCAAGGCGGCGGCGGCCTCCGGATGGCCCTATGAAGACCTCTGCGAAAAAATAGCGGAATTATCGCTAGCCACCCCCCGTAAATAA
- a CDS encoding cell division protein FtsQ/DivIB, whose product MLLLEREARKETIERKGKNYRFWLFRRKLYHIVTIYALIFGLIGAIVFLWKDYILKYDWLSIDTVTLKSNGIFNSEQAFSVMGIGPQDNIFSIDAAELEQRLKKCPAIRRASVKRQISSNPTLLVDIDARIPVAWIDCPELGIHPGDATYGALADKEGVIFPCMEQVHMPYIREKRMPSVTLRPPSSGKLSYGVSIRELEAPMKLIELLSGTVTEYLPSIVSITTPNDWSFCVRFTNDCQATFSHYGLEHQVEKLSRALRHARQTHRKISSINLIPEHNIPVIFDDSYEDIPLAEPIEE is encoded by the coding sequence ATGCTTCTTCTGGAACGGGAGGCCAGAAAAGAGACCATCGAACGCAAGGGCAAAAACTACCGTTTTTGGCTCTTCCGGCGCAAGCTGTACCACATTGTCACCATTTACGCGCTTATTTTCGGCTTAATCGGGGCTATCGTTTTTCTCTGGAAAGATTACATCCTCAAATACGACTGGCTTTCCATCGACACCGTCACCCTGAAAAGCAACGGCATTTTCAACTCCGAACAGGCCTTTTCCGTTATGGGCATAGGGCCGCAGGACAACATTTTTTCCATAGACGCCGCGGAGCTGGAGCAGCGCCTGAAAAAATGTCCCGCCATCCGCCGGGCTTCCGTCAAACGCCAGATATCCTCCAACCCCACGCTGCTGGTGGACATTGACGCGCGCATCCCCGTGGCCTGGATTGACTGCCCGGAACTGGGAATTCACCCGGGAGATGCCACGTACGGCGCTTTGGCAGACAAGGAAGGCGTCATCTTCCCCTGCATGGAGCAGGTCCACATGCCTTATATCCGGGAAAAGCGCATGCCCTCCGTCACGCTCAGGCCGCCCAGTTCCGGCAAACTCAGCTACGGCGTCAGCATCCGGGAACTGGAAGCGCCCATGAAACTGATTGAACTGCTTTCCGGCACGGTAACGGAATACCTTCCCAGCATCGTCTCCATAACGACGCCCAACGACTGGTCTTTCTGTGTGCGTTTTACCAATGACTGCCAGGCTACTTTCAGCCATTACGGCCTGGAACACCAGGTGGAAAAACTGTCCCGCGCCCTCCGGCACGCACGCCAGACGCACCGCAAAATCAGTTCCATCAACCTGATTCCGGAGCACAACATTCCCGTCATCTTTGACGATTCCTACGAGGATATTCCTCTTGCGGAGCCGATTGAAGAATAA